A genomic window from Vitis riparia cultivar Riparia Gloire de Montpellier isolate 1030 chromosome 18, EGFV_Vit.rip_1.0, whole genome shotgun sequence includes:
- the LOC117907593 gene encoding uncharacterized protein LOC117907593 — protein MAENKQIPPPYDLDAKWDACLDLTVRRFVYSSFAGAFGGLLLFRSPVTRWASVAFGAGLGLGSAYTECSQKFGGYPAMFLPPKISDAPASQEGQD, from the exons ATGGCGGAGAACAAGCAGATCCCTCCACCCTACGATCTGGATGCCAAATGGGACGCCTGTCTTGATCTCACCGTCCGCCGCTTCGTCTACTCTTCCTTCGCAGGCGCTTTTGGCGGCCTCCTCCTCTTCA GGAGTCCTGTGACACGCTGGGCATCTGTAGCTTTTGGTGCTGGACTGGGACTTGGATCTGCATATACAGAGTGTTCTCAAAAGTTTGGTGGCTACCCTGCAATGTTTCTGCCTCCTAAGATTTCAGATGCTCCTGCTTCTCAG GAGGGACAGGACTGA